ACAAATAGTCTGGTGGTAGATGAAATAGTGGTTTAGGTTGAGGTATGTATAtggtccccccccccccccccaaaaaaaaagaaaaaagaaaaaaaagacaatCCATAAGTTATCTCTCGTTCTTAACCTTCTTGCATGCATATGGATCAGGAGTTTATAGGGAATGTTTTTCTGGTTAGAAATCAGTGATACTTAAATTTGTCAAGTAATGTTAAGTTATGATGGTAGTGATATATGCTTACTAATTACCAATCGATGAAATCCTACCACTTTCACAATCAATTTTAACATTCACTTAAGAAACCTTTCTATTCACTAGTTGTCCTTACTGTTTTGTCTTGTTTGTATATTTATGGTCATTTTCAAGATAGGACTGAAAGCAATGGTAGAATTGCATTGAAGACATGTTTGAACTGTCAACCACCGAAAATATATAGGCCTTTTTCTGAATGCCAAGTGCTTTTCATTAGAAGTGTACTTGGAGCTTTTGCTGTTCTAATTTACAAGGCGGAAGAGCAAATTGTGGCTCCATGGTGCTCTCTTTGGTTGGACAAAGTGCCAATTTGTACTAGTCAAATTGGAAATAAGTCTTGCAACTCGACAATGTATTATATCTTCATgcgccccctttttttttttcttttgatgctTGGGGGTGGGATTTGCCAAGAGTCAAATTCTTAACCTCTTACTAGAGACGGACGTCCAACTACTAGATAATTAGCTAAACACCAATACTATATTATGTCCTTTAAAGTATCAAGATAATTCTAAATGTGACAGCAGAGACATTCTAAATTTcggcttttttctttttttgcgaAGACAAACCATCTATTCAAAAAGCCAAAAGTTGATTTAAGTGGCAAGAGACAAAGCCCTCAATCTACATATTAGAAGTCGAAGAGGCTTTGATCTAACTAGCTATTAAGGTTGAAACTTCAAATTTTAGAGATTCTGGATctaaactctctctctctctctttgcattttaaATCCCCTACCCCTATTTTGctgaaaaaattaaaacaaatacatATGAGAAATTAACATTCAGCCATAGTTTGTGCTCAAAATTAACCACATTGAACCAACAATATGTTTGAGTTGCCAAGATAACAAGTCTTCATCCTAATTGGTCTTTGAATTTCAATTTGAGTCCATCTATAAAGAGTTGACTCTAAATTATAACGTTAGTAAGCGATAAACACAAATATGAAAATTCCTAAAATTAAGGAGATGGGTTATCCAATAATTTGTTTTTGTGGCTTATATCATATATCACTTAGTAtagaatttttctttcaattctaAGATAAATTTCTCAATTCAACATCCATTCTTGAATATTAATGAGATTGACGTGCTGCTGAAATGAGtaaatgtttaaaatttattacatttAGCTAGCAATTACGTATAAATAGCAACAGATAGAAGCTATCCTTAGGCAATACATTGTCACAAATAAAAGCCCAGCTTGTAAACAATAGAAGCCGAAAGGCTAACGCAATTTTATATTGACAAACATGATGGACTTCACAAGCCCACAAAACGACTGATTATATATCCTATAAAAAGTATAAGAACTATTGaggggcctgtttggaacctcaagtttttaccaagtttgtataatactaattttttaacaacttttgctacaggaaccccaaaaaacttgtcaaagtttttaacctacacacttcaaaaatacacaaaaaacttttttccaaaatcttagCCGATCCTTTGCTCCTTTAACTCTGCTTTCTCTCACAAGTCATAAGCACCTCAATCCTGCAATTCTCTGCAAACCCCCAGgcggaaaaaaaaatcaaattgtgCATTAAATTCCCAAAATTTCAGATGATGCTTAATATGAAAGCCTCCCCGGAGGCCCGGACGACGTCGTTTTCATCATCATCGCCGTCCCGCTCAATCGTTACAGCGGAGAAAGCTTTCTCGTTCATCTCCAAAGGATGGAGCGAGGTCCGCTCCTCCGCAGGTGCCGACCTCCAAATGATTAAGAACCGGGCGAATTCCTTTAAAAATCGCGCCGACAGGGAGTTGTAGAATTTTTTGAACTCGGCCTCCAGATCGCCCTTCGCTGTCCCTACAATTATGGCCTCTGCTACTACCACGCCTGCGGAGATCGACTTTGTCTAGAAGCTTCGGCCAGATCGCAGCTAGGGGAAGGGGAGGATGGCGGGGGAGGGGAGGAGAAGGGGAGTGGGGAGGAGAGGGTGAGGGAGAAGAGGAgtggcgggggagggagaggggaagagaaaaaaagcaaaaaaaaaaaaaaaaaaactttgctgTGAGTTGCGGCCATGGAAGTCTCGGGAGATGGAAGGGGAAGGGAGAAGAAGcgggaaggaaggaaggaaaagaaaaaagaaagaaagaaaaaaatgaaaaagaaaatgaaagaaagaaaatgaaaaggaaaaaaaatttcatcttacaaaaaatttttctacaacttctaaAAAAAGTTTTTTCATCTTACAAATTTTTCTACTATTTCTACAATgatctacagtaaagttttatatAAACACAAAAAAAACTCACCTTTCAAACAGGCCCGAGAAAAAGTAGAGAACTTTCCAGGAAATTTAGGTACGCTCGCTTATTTTATCAATATGACCTATAGCAAAGGACTTTCCGAGAAATCTTTGGTACTCTCACATATGTTATCAATATGACCTTGATAGACAGACAATAAGGGAACTATCGAGAAAAGGTAAAGAACTTTCCAAGGAGTTTAGGTACTCTCACTTATTGTATTAATATGACCTTGATAAACAGATATAATAAGAGGGCACAAACAATAGACACGGCCAATCCTTCGGTAAACTAGGCAACTTCAGAAGAGTAATTAACAACTTTAGTGTACGCTTCTGAAGAGTGAGCCCCCGAAACAAAAATTTAAGGCATGTGGCGTCCTGAATTTTGAGTGTCGATTTGGACCAACGTCCATGAACGGTAGACGTTATACACTTTTGTTAAGaatattactccctccgtcccaatttgatagtcctgtttttctttttcgtctgtcccaaattatagtccacttttcaattaaaaaatgtagttgtattttaatttttctaaaatacccttattcaatgtaagttattGTTACTATAAATCTACCCTATTTAacgagagttgattctttttttaccatcaatttcaagttcccataaagttgtactctaattaatgtgaggatATTGTAGGAAAATagttacctaaattgattgttccaacaaaattaactactttttcttaatctgtgtgaaaaaaaaattaggactatcaaagtgggatggagggagtacaaaattcatttttcaagtgCCTATGAATTCAGAACTTCTTTACAAGAATGATAATACTGTAAGACAATTCCTCTTGCCAATAGTTCGATCCTATACATttgcaataatttttttattagtaGTAAAATTAGATGCATGTCCTCTACTTTTATGTGTTATCCAATAAAGTAAAATTCTTATATTAttaatttcagaaaaaaaattatgttatttttattGAGCTTTGATTAAGTTCAAAATAGGGTTCGAGATCCACTTTGACATTGAGAACTCCTTAAAATTGGATTCAgatatgtgaggacccgtaaatttttcttattttattttattttattttctctcatgcattttcttcactaTACCCTATGATATTGCTTTTtctagagattttataagtgaatagagtttttaaatcattttcctgatataagttagttcatgttaagtttggagcgtatattggatgtgggacccgctagtgcgttaagtgagagaaatttagccaattaggttaagttttgcacAAAGGGATtaaattactaggtgttaggagataattagagattacctagatggattaaccatggggagacaagaagataacttTAAAGCAtaaaaggtgccacgtgtcctTTTCTTATTCGAAgttggacttgcctaactttcttacctttactaaaaacttcaattttgaccaagaaaccatcttcatttccaacctcttGACCGAACCTCtccttgagagaaaagaaaagaaagcttcaactacttcttccatttcttgcttcaatcttgaaatccaaccgattaactCTTGAATGTGTCCACCAAAGTGACTTGCTAAGAGAGtttgaaggtcttggtggagttgttttggaggagaaaCCCTTaaactactacctttcttgaggaattaaggtattttgcttggaactcactctttgttcctaataatggtaaattagtgatTTATGGTGGTTAAATAGGTTGTTTAATGgaagattttgtggtttgaggtagagttagttaaatttcagattttattggtgatttttctgattttatatgatcattagtggttggccatgaatgatggcttgatatggtgtaaaatgaagcttttatatgttagttgtaattggttgcgaaaaatttcagttttatgcggaaatttcagttttagggttccaatCTGCCTTGTTCTGACCGGCTTTATTTGTGCATGTTAAAGGCCGAATCAGgtttagattaaaacatgaaagttgtagcaaatggtgttaactagttgcctgcaaaatttcaactcgattcgagcactgtagcatgtgaaatgaccgaaatacccttgattgCCCATGAACCTGGTTTCGCggacagatttctgttttcgtggagattttcattttttatcatgaaaatgcatgatttggttttggaggtcttcataagaaatgtaggtatatgtatTAGTTTCGAAACGTCATAaaattcgtttcaatccgataagtgtagtttcagttgtgattgttatgccgaaaggtatgtttatgatttgtatgtagaattgtggttgatttgagatgagttGGTGTtaattgtaggatggaaaagtaagcatTTAGGGgagatgctgtccaattttctaggccgtttagtccctttaagtttgagttgcctttttggtagaaatgaagggttttTGGGTCGTTCAAGCTCTAGGTCCTTTCgttaccttttcgttccaaAATCAcgcttttgcacccttgcattcgTAGTTAGTTTGGTTAGACTTACGACTCATAGTtgagtttcatttgtgaatgtcgTTCCCataggaaccataattgtttactttgatcATTTTAGGACGTGCTGGTGATTTAGAAAGTATTTCGGGGGGAAACGTTTGAATTTGttttacttgaactggtgagtgtaccactcccttcattgttgcttaacttggtttctgtacttgcaatctgtgatttgaataactgtactatctgtttattctgtttgagacgagagtgtaccttatcacactcgttctcttgtctgtctgtatgcctatttactgtgtgaatttgaatctgttatctatatctgtatctgttctgacgtcgtttggaggcttgtatccaacgacctttctgtgacctctgagctcaaatcctgtggctaagttactcgagtcaagccggcaagggtcaggtcgattagataacgaaccgtGGTAGTCTGTTTTTaggaatttttgggtattgagactcttgattccggtatactcgagtattaccacttctgtttctgttgaggtgttcggacCTGGTAAGGGGTAAGTTTgatggacggaatttggtgtaaagtgtgGGTCACGGATATGGTTGTTCTtcatacgttgacggagagttaaCGGGTTTGTATCAATTACGGCAACAGGAAATTTTGGGCTcatgagagccacccgtatcctttctatctatggtgtttgttcatttttttatttgagttgcatatgtgactaattgaatatgaagttccatggttcttaattgctattattttggtacctcattgagcgtaaactcacccccttcccgttatctttattttccttacagggaaccacactTTGAAccgtgattttgagaaaagggttgagctagtgtaaacgttcttttgttagctcttatgtaatcaaaaccctaattgtcttttaattaagtattacgcttttaattgtaaagttttcaatgtatgtatataagtgttttatcatgtacattaagtgtattcatttgATATGGTACATCTGCGTTTGTTGAGATGCTACTTGTAACCATTGGACGATCGGATGGGCGCGGCATTTgaccaaggaaagaaaattctgGTGGGAACTGTTCACCAAATCCGACCGTATCTTGGTCGGATTGTGATTTGTCCACTTTCCATTTGCATTTTCGTCTTCATTTTTGTTTCCGTTGAGGCGTTTAATCGAAGTACCCTGGTACCCTACGGTGTAGAACTCATGTGTCTCAACTTAGTATTTTTCGATTGATTGTTCTCTTGGGGATTCGTTTGTGCGCTATATAGGGTTTGTgagattcgactccgtagttttggcgagagttgggcaggcggtccgccgaaccctttggtttgtcttagggggaggtagggctgtcacaagATCAGCttaattaaatcaaaattcaactcAATTCGACTAGCTTGCAACAGAGTTTGGCAGAGTTTCATGAGATAGAAAGTAGTGACTTCCGCGGTGATTTCTATCATTCTATTCCCTGCCCTTCTCTTGAACAATATCGCCATGGTCACACTGACCAAATTTCAATTATCCATTACGCCAACAATTACATTGGACCGTAAAACATTGGATTTCCGTATATCCCAGCCCAAGTAAtggaaatttcattttcttgaatttctctTGGGCCCGTCCTACCCTTTTTGGGCCCATCTTCAACAATAAACCTTTACCAGAGACTGAGCTAGGGTTTTTCTTATAGTTCTccttctctcttcttcttcttccacctGCTCTTTCTCGGTGAAATAGAAAACTTCTCAgtaagctccgatttggatcaAAGTCATGGTGGGTTTTGAAGTCGGAGCGGTTCCGTTCAATCCTGACGGTTGGGGTCCGCCCGATTCCTCCACCGCCAATTCCATTTCCGTCCCAAACCACCCATCCAATGTCCCCTTCGCCCCGTTTTCCCGGTCTGACAAGCTCGGTCGAATCGCCGACTGGACCCGAGCTATTTCCAACCCGAATCGTCCTGGATCTAATCCATCCAACAAAAACGTTTCCGACTCTGCCTTTGATTTCACCGGCGACGACTCTTTTGCAACCTTAGCCGCCGACGAGGACTCCTCTTTCCGTTTAGTTGACAATGCCGCCTCGAAATCCCACCACGGCCACCATCAGAACCGCCCCAAATTCAACCCCAGGTGGCGTTTCAACCCCCACCACCACCGCTCTCAGCTACCCCAGCGGCGTGACGAAGAGGTCGAAGCCCGAAAACGCGAAGCCGAGAAGGAACGAGCTCGTAGAGACCGTCTTTACAACCTCAATCGCTCTTCCACCAACGCCGGACCTCGCCGCGAGTCTGCCGTCTTCAAATCATCCGTCGATATCCAGCCGGAGTGGAATATGCTCGATCAAATCCCCTTCTCCACTTTCTCTAAGCTCTCCTTCTCCGTACCCGAGCCGGAAGACCTCCTTATATGCGGTGGGCTCGAATTTTATGACCGGTCCTACGATCGAATTACCCCCAGAAACGAACGCCGTCTGGAGCGCTTCAAGAATCGCAATTTCTTCAAGGTGACAACCACTGATGACCCTGTAATCCGCCGCCTGGCCAACGAGGATAAAGCTACAGTTTTTGCAACAGATACGATATTGTCAAGTTTAATGTGCGCTCCCAGGTCAGTTTATTCATGGGATATTGTGATTCAACGCGTTGGGAATAAGTTATTTTTTGATAAGCGTGATGGATCGCAGTTGGATTTGTTATCTGTGCACGAGACTTCTCAGGAGCCTTTACCTGATGTGAAGGATGATATAAACTCTGCTTATTCATTAAGTGTCGAGGCTGCTTATATAAACCAGAACTTTTCGCAGCAGGTTTTGATTAGGGACGGGAATAAGGTTACTTTTGAGGAGCCGAACCCATTTGCAAACGAAGGAGAGGAAGTGGCCTCTGTGGCTTACAGGTATAGGAGGTGGAAGTTGGATGATGATATGTACTTAGTTGCACGGTGCGAGGTTCAGAGTGTGGTGGAATTGAATAATCAGAGGTCGTTTTTGACTCTAAATGCGTTGAATGAATTTGATCCTAAGTACTCGGGTGTTGATTGGAGGCAGAAGTTGGAGACTCAGAGGGGTGCTGTTTTGGCCACTGAATTGAAGAACAATGCCAATAAGTTGGCTAAATGGACTGCTCAGGCGCTTTTGGGTAGTGCCGATATGATGAAATTGGGGTATGTTTCTAGGGTTCATCCAAGGGATCATTTTAACCATGTGATATTGGCTGTTGTTGGATATAAACCGAGGGAGTTTGCCTCTCAGATTAATTTGAATACCTCTAATATGTGGGGCATCGTGAAGAGTATCGTGGACTTGTGTATGAAGTTGAATGAAGGGAAGTATGTGCTTGTTAAGGACCCATCCAAGCCACAAGTGAGGATTTATGAGGTCCCACCTGATGCATTTGAGAATGACTATGTGGAGGAGCCGTTGCCAGAGGAGGAGCAGGTTCAGCCTCCTGCAGAGGATGCTGAAGGTGGGGAGGCGAATGCTACGGCTAATGATGTGGAGGACAAGGATGTCAGTGCTGAACCGGTAGCAGCTTGAATGGTACTTTTACTAGTAGACATGAATAGTTGCATTTGGTTATGTTTATTGCTTCTTCCTAGTGAGAGCATATTGATTCAAGAAGTTGATTTACCCTTTGATGCTGTTCTATTTCATCTTGTTAGTTTTTTTTCTTACAAAACTATGCATCAAGTCCTTTTCCAGTGGCTGATATACCATTACCCTGTAAGTATGTTATGGTTTTCTATAATACTGGGAAGGTTTCTCTTAGAATTGAATTGGATATGATATGAGAATGTATTCTTTGGCTGTGGAATTGAATCCTTTCAGAGAtgatatatttttattcttgGTCAAATTAAGTGTGGCCTTTCTGTGGCATTGATTTACTTAATTGTATAACAAAGAttatcggttggtttgcaaatGATTTGTGGAGGTGTTATTATCCTGTGAAATGGGTGGTAATCTTGGATTTGGTGGTCACTAGCTGAAGTCCTTAAATAGCTGAGTTGACCTCTTTTATATATTTGTTCTTGTTGTTTCCAGCAAGAAAGAGATAAGGAAGAGATAGGATTACCTTTCATTTTCTGTTCTATGCAATAAAGTCATATTAGGCTCTGAGTCTTCAGAAACTAGCCTCTTACCTGGACCTTGAATGTGCTTTATCTTGTTCTGCTTGATGTTTCATCTGAGATTAACAAATGTTCTTTTGGCTGCTTATACAATCTTCTAAGTATGATGTATGTGAACATGTATGATTGTTCTTCAATTGTATTAGAAAAAATCTATGTGGGCATGGATGATCTAGGTTaaatgtttgtgtgtgtgtgtgtgtagcatAGGCAGCTGTTTGGTGTTTGTACGGCCTAGTTCATTAGCTTTTGCATGGACCCTGATTTACATGTCAAAAAGATATAAACCATCTGATCATCGCAACTTGGACATAGTCTCGTATTTGGTGAAACTATTAAGCAGGTAATTGGAGTTGATCCTAAATGCTCCAGTTATAGTATTCTTGTTGGTTCTTTTAATCTTGTTTTCTGATGAAGTTCCTTTCTTGTCACTAAAGCTTGCAACTCTACATGAAGTTTTGATTTCCTAACGTGCTAGCAAAATTTCTTGTGACATTTGGTTCCATGTCTTGGTGAACGGCAATACAAccaccctctctctctctctctctttctgtgGATTGCCCTGGTAGATTATGTCGTGGGCCTTGTGGCTTTGTCAGCTTGTTTTAACTAGTTAAATAAGTTTATGCACAATCATATGGAGTAGTAGATCGGTCTTATATGGAGGTATGATACCGCTATTTATGTtgtatttgcaaaagatttTGAATGTTGTGCTTGCAGATCTTACTGCTGTGAATGACCATGCTTTTGAAGGACAAAATTTCATCCACCTTTCATATGAACATACTATGATcttctttagtttcctccttgaATTTTGTACCATCTTGTTAATAGTTCAGGGTAGTTCTTGTTGATTTATCTACTTGTGTTGCATGTTTTCATGGCTGAGTTGGATGATGTATTTCTTCCTTTGTTGTCCCTTTTGCAGGTTAGAAGCTAAGATAATGGTTCTAGAAGCTAATTCCAGGATTAATCTAGCCTCAGCTGTACTTGCTTTACGTGTCTAAAAGTTGTTGATAATGGTTCTAGAAGCTAATTCCGGGATTATTATAGCCTCAGCTGTACTTGCTTTACATGTTCAAAGGTGGTTgatcccctttctttttttttttttttaaaaaaagtcaaCTGTATCGTTTGAGTTGTTTGTGGCCATCTTGTGGCTGTGAAAATTTTGCTAGGTTGCTTTAAGGATACTACGACACAATGAGTCAGCAGTTTCAACGGATTTTTCTGTCCATCTATCTCTTCTGATACAAATCTAGAGAAGTTAATTATGTGATTAGTAATAGTATGGAAACTGTTTCACTCATCTGTTGTTTCTCTTGTCAATCAGAGCGTGACCCTGTTGCTTTATGATGATCAAAGATCGAACAGTGCCTGTTGCTTTATGatgatagatagatagatagagaACAATTtagtctcaaaaaaaaaaaaaaaaaaaaggggtttgGTGTGTCCTCTTTGGGAAAATAGAATTTCAGCGTAGCTACAGGATGGTGTTTTTGACAATGGATGTATCAGAATATATCTCATGCTTTCATAATGCCCGTTGCTAGAGGGTTAAATTTGCTGAAGTATGTAGTCCCCTGTTAGAGAGTTGTATTTGCCTCGAGTATATATTCCAAGTAAGAATCTGAAGCACGGCGATGCAAATATGACAATAATTTGCTTGTTCTGTTTAATTGCGGGGAGCCCCAAACCAACAGCTAATCCCTAGtgtactccaaaaaaaaaaattaataaatgagggccaacatttttttttttttaataaaaatgtaTCCAACAGCAAAACAGCTACACCTACCGGACTTTTTAGAGGGGTGAGAAAACTTGTAAACGGTACAACGTTCACTGCATGCTAAGATTGGGTAGGAATTTGGAGCAATTTCTTGTGCCATACAACTTCTATTCTTGTGCCATACCTTCTACTTACGCTCGCTCCGCCTGAATCACCTAACCCATTGCCTTGATTCCCGAAGAAGAGCGAAATTTTAGAATTGGACATAAATTTCCCCTCTATAAAAAAGTAAATTACAAATAGCCGGTCAAAGCCTTCTCTTTGCTATTCATCACGGTCAACTCTGGAACTAGCGGCCAAAACTAATTACCAGGACCATTACATATAATCCGATGAAACTAgcggccaaaaaaaaaaaaaaaaaaaggaaaactttgAATGGCATCAAGGTTTCTCCGGAACAAAATCCTAGTATCTAGAAAAGTAAATTAACCAATAAGCCCATATTTTCGATGTTCTCTTTAACGTCTTGTTCCATTTCGGAACTGAATCAGAACTATTCATTTCCATCGGGTAAATCTCCGATGTATGAATCAGAATGCAAC
This portion of the Coffea arabica cultivar ET-39 chromosome 2e, Coffea Arabica ET-39 HiFi, whole genome shotgun sequence genome encodes:
- the LOC113730984 gene encoding eukaryotic translation initiation factor 3 subunit D, whose protein sequence is MVGFEVGAVPFNPDGWGPPDSSTANSISVPNHPSNVPFAPFSRSDKLGRIADWTRAISNPNRPGSNPSNKNVSDSAFDFTGDDSFATLAADEDSSFRLVDNAASKSHHGHHQNRPKFNPRWRFNPHHHRSQLPQRRDEEVEARKREAEKERARRDRLYNLNRSSTNAGPRRESAVFKSSVDIQPEWNMLDQIPFSTFSKLSFSVPEPEDLLICGGLEFYDRSYDRITPRNERRLERFKNRNFFKVTTTDDPVIRRLANEDKATVFATDTILSSLMCAPRSVYSWDIVIQRVGNKLFFDKRDGSQLDLLSVHETSQEPLPDVKDDINSAYSLSVEAAYINQNFSQQVLIRDGNKVTFEEPNPFANEGEEVASVAYRYRRWKLDDDMYLVARCEVQSVVELNNQRSFLTLNALNEFDPKYSGVDWRQKLETQRGAVLATELKNNANKLAKWTAQALLGSADMMKLGYVSRVHPRDHFNHVILAVVGYKPREFASQINLNTSNMWGIVKSIVDLCMKLNEGKYVLVKDPSKPQVRIYEVPPDAFENDYVEEPLPEEEQVQPPAEDAEGGEANATANDVEDKDVSAEPVAA